In Pelosinus sp. IPA-1, a single genomic region encodes these proteins:
- the cobD gene encoding threonine-phosphate decarboxylase CobD — protein MSGNNAFEHGGNLYATTRKNGGSLNEILDFSANINPLGLSMKIRRSLEESLESVIHYPDAEAYALKQAISKFYHVDSERITIGNGAVELMYVLCHIITPKRVLVTAPTFSEYESAARASGANIEYFYLNEKYDFAIDLDAIAKQLVDIDIVFICNPNNPTGTLLSTQQLEQFIITAKSQKTYVVVDESFIDFLPDSALYTCRSLLEQYDNLIILHSLTKFYAIPGLRLGFSLANPTLTLLLHKGKDPWNVNTLAQNAGVVALGDTAYQSASIEYIQEAKKDLYNKLLAIKGLKPYVPSVNFILVNSKETLLTAAQLVEVMTSYNILIRNCDNYPGLSCDYFRVAVKKPEQNTLLVNALQKVIGGNR, from the coding sequence ATGAGTGGGAACAATGCTTTTGAACATGGCGGAAATTTATATGCTACAACACGAAAAAACGGTGGATCTCTTAATGAAATATTAGATTTTAGTGCTAATATTAATCCCCTTGGTTTGTCAATGAAAATCAGGCGATCCTTAGAAGAGTCTTTGGAATCCGTTATTCATTACCCGGATGCCGAGGCTTATGCACTAAAGCAAGCAATTAGTAAGTTCTATCATGTAGATAGTGAGCGAATAACAATTGGTAATGGTGCAGTTGAGCTTATGTATGTTTTATGTCATATAATAACTCCAAAACGTGTATTAGTAACAGCGCCAACTTTCAGTGAATATGAGTCTGCTGCTAGGGCTAGTGGGGCGAATATTGAATATTTTTATCTTAATGAAAAGTACGATTTTGCAATTGATCTCGATGCTATAGCAAAGCAGCTAGTGGATATAGATATTGTATTTATTTGTAATCCTAATAATCCTACAGGTACACTTCTTTCAACTCAACAACTAGAACAATTCATCATAACGGCAAAATCCCAAAAAACGTATGTAGTTGTTGATGAATCTTTTATTGACTTCTTACCCGATAGTGCTTTATATACATGCCGAAGCTTATTAGAGCAATATGATAATCTTATTATTTTACACTCCCTTACTAAGTTCTATGCTATTCCGGGTTTAAGGTTGGGCTTTAGCCTAGCTAATCCTACGCTTACTCTTTTGCTTCATAAAGGAAAAGATCCTTGGAATGTCAACACGTTAGCGCAAAATGCCGGCGTTGTAGCTTTAGGTGACACTGCCTACCAAAGCGCAAGTATAGAATATATCCAAGAAGCAAAAAAAGACTTATATAACAAGTTGTTAGCAATAAAAGGGTTAAAGCCATACGTTCCATCAGTAAATTTCATTTTAGTAAATAGTAAAGAAACTCTTCTTACAGCGGCACAATTAGTAGAAGTTATGACATCATACAACATCCTAATTCGTAATTGTGATAATTATCCGGGGTTATCCTGCGACTATTTTCGTGTAGCAGTAAAGAAGCCAGAACAAAATACTCTTTTAGTAAATGCATTGCAAAAAGTTATAGGTGGTAACAGATGA
- the cobC gene encoding alpha-ribazole phosphatase, which yields MTKVILVRHGQTLWNLEMKYQGHCDVALTEKGLQQAKLAANRLANEKISAVYASDLSRALTTATCIANKHNLQVTTVPEFREINFGQWEGLTYEKISSQCTEQMTTLFTHPDEVEIPGGESFKEVKERASTALDKLVSQHPAQTIVVVSHGGTIRTLLCAALNIHLNHLWNIKQDNTAINILEYHGNQILVDLVNDSHHLSGLDEQ from the coding sequence ATGACAAAAGTTATTTTAGTACGTCACGGTCAAACTCTATGGAATCTAGAAATGAAATACCAAGGGCATTGTGACGTTGCATTAACAGAAAAAGGGTTACAACAAGCAAAATTAGCAGCAAATCGTCTAGCTAATGAAAAAATTTCTGCCGTATATGCCAGCGATTTAAGCCGTGCCTTGACGACAGCAACATGTATTGCTAACAAACATAATCTTCAAGTGACAACGGTACCTGAATTTAGAGAAATTAATTTTGGTCAATGGGAAGGGTTAACCTATGAAAAAATTAGTAGTCAATGTACCGAGCAGATGACAACACTTTTTACTCATCCCGATGAAGTTGAAATTCCCGGCGGAGAAAGCTTTAAAGAAGTCAAAGAACGTGCTTCTACTGCGTTAGACAAATTGGTATCACAACATCCAGCGCAAACCATTGTCGTCGTGTCTCATGGGGGAACCATACGCACATTACTGTGTGCCGCGCTTAATATTCATCTCAATCATCTTTGGAACATTAAGCAAGATAACACAGCTATTAATATACTTGAGTATCATGGTAACCAAATATTGGTCGACTTAGTAAATGATTCACATCATCTAAGTGGCTTAGATGAACAGTAA
- the cobS gene encoding adenosylcobinamide-GDP ribazoletransferase: protein MKNFLTGLQFLTRIYIIKQTEWSSESFGRSVKYFPLVGAILGILLVLINHFLTELLPHMGMYMPPHVLAIILIIANIILTGGLHCDGFMDTMDGIFSGRSKDRMLEIMKDSRVGANGVVAFVLLVILKWSLLMDISPLAIPTALFIMPLLGRFAMVIGITMFSYARLDGIGKAFALYAGKNTLYIASLLTLLLVVPLGKQAIVSLASIIMITMIFSNYVKNIIGGLTGDVYGAISELSEIMVLIIFLY from the coding sequence GTTTCGGTCGAAGTGTGAAGTATTTTCCTTTAGTAGGTGCTATTCTTGGGATTTTATTAGTACTTATAAACCACTTTCTTACAGAACTTTTGCCACATATGGGTATGTATATGCCACCGCATGTATTAGCAATCATTCTAATTATTGCTAATATTATTCTCACAGGTGGATTACATTGTGATGGTTTTATGGATACCATGGATGGCATATTCTCTGGTCGTTCAAAAGATAGAATGTTAGAAATAATGAAAGACAGTAGAGTCGGAGCAAATGGTGTTGTCGCTTTTGTTTTACTTGTTATTCTAAAGTGGTCACTGTTAATGGATATTTCTCCATTGGCAATTCCTACTGCTTTATTTATTATGCCATTATTAGGACGATTTGCTATGGTCATAGGAATTACTATGTTTTCCTATGCTCGCCTTGATGGTATCGGCAAAGCCTTTGCCTTATATGCGGGCAAAAACACCCTCTATATTGCTTCCCTTCTCACCTTATTATTGGTAGTCCCCTTAGGCAAACAAGCAATTGTAAGCCTAGCAAGTATTATTATGATCACTATGATTTTTTCCAATTATGTTAAAAACATTATAGGTGGTTTAACAGGGGATGTATACGGGGCAATTAGTGAACTCTCCGAAATAATGGTATTAATCATCTTCTTATATTAA
- a CDS encoding GHMP kinase, producing MRVTVKAPGSCGELAQGTINGNSFLITCPIDLYSKVTVMPNKDIGIVTIGHKVATAITKTLQFLKTTNDGFHVSVNSELPLGKGMASSSADISAACQCIALSRGTLLSPDEIADIALSIEPTDGIFYPGIILFDHVKGHLRRYLGHAIPMHILIFDVGGEIDTLHFNQRSDLEKLNHSKELQVKQAMNLIINGLTKNDVSLLGKGATISALANQKILYKPHLEEIIDIGLSWGAVGVNVAHSGTVVGVLFPVNKLSNCPACIEEINRCCTGVKFLHTVNFISGGLMKQEGDSHEWEQCF from the coding sequence ATGAGGGTAACCGTCAAAGCCCCTGGTTCATGTGGCGAATTAGCACAAGGTACAATTAATGGAAATAGTTTTTTAATTACTTGCCCTATTGATTTATACTCAAAGGTAACGGTAATGCCTAATAAAGATATTGGTATTGTAACAATTGGACATAAGGTCGCAACTGCCATCACCAAAACACTTCAGTTTTTAAAAACCACTAATGATGGTTTTCATGTTAGTGTAAATTCTGAATTACCACTAGGCAAAGGGATGGCTTCTAGTAGTGCTGATATTAGTGCTGCATGCCAATGTATTGCCTTAAGCAGGGGTACACTTTTATCACCTGATGAAATAGCAGATATCGCCCTATCAATTGAACCTACAGACGGTATATTTTACCCTGGTATTATCTTGTTTGATCATGTAAAAGGACACCTTCGACGATACTTAGGACACGCAATTCCGATGCATATCCTAATCTTTGATGTAGGCGGCGAAATTGATACACTGCATTTTAATCAACGGAGTGATTTAGAAAAACTAAATCATTCCAAAGAATTACAAGTAAAGCAAGCAATGAATTTAATTATCAATGGCCTTACCAAGAATGATGTTTCTCTTCTTGGTAAAGGAGCTACAATTAGCGCATTAGCGAATCAAAAGATTTTATATAAACCACATTTAGAAGAAATAATTGACATAGGTCTTTCTTGGGGAGCTGTAGGAGTCAATGTTGCTCACAGTGGTACAGTCGTTGGTGTACTCTTCCCGGTAAATAAACTAAGTAATTGCCCCGCTTGTATTGAAGAAATTAACAGATGCTGTACCGGTGTCAAATTTCTGCATACTGTAAATTTCATTTCTGGCGGATTAATGAAACAAGAAGGTGACAGTCATGAGTGGGAACAATGCTTTTGA
- a CDS encoding PolC-type DNA polymerase III — MYSYCIIPDNPENFLTFITQLSIKPEDKELVKSCKVTKVEVHTTTNTWDVFITVPQKLSSQIIALAEEKFCTDCGLKKVNFIQTVKVLEDYLANNWTDFVTQISKNIYSIKHLLLSAKWSFDGQTLTIETIGDLAAEIFATHGVVQSMQKFMVEEFGRNCTIKCITTAAEDNIISDDDLLTPEYLEAISDYKSPSETKVDNPVIFGRNIKADPVPMSTIQEEARNVVVEGQLVNFELRELRSGRQLLTFDIGDLTDGLSGKVFFEDKDKQQIDKVSTSLTKGMTIKAKGTVQFDKYSNELVLYADSMCRVDQISRMDNAPKTRIELHAHTRMSNMDAMVSAKDLIKTAAKWGHSAVAITDHGVVQAFPEAHEAAVKAGIKVIYGMEGYLIEDDVKKARHIIILAKNSIGLRNLYRLVSLSHLKYLYRTPRVPRKILMEYREGLLLGSACEAGELIQAILRGENEDELIKIASFYDYLEIQPIGNNSFLIREGMVANEEGLRQINRRVCEIGLKLNKLVVATCDVHFLNPEDEVYRRIMMAGKGFSDADQQPPLYFRTTEEMMNEFMYLGEEKAYEVVVENPRRINELIDNFKPIPDELYSPQIPGAEDQIRSMSYNKAEQIYGNPLPTVVAERLKYELDAIINNGFAVLYLIAHKLVKKSLDDGYLVGSRGSVGSSFVATMTDITEVNPLPPHWSCPKCKFSEFVTDGSYGGGFDLPDKQCPQCNSKTIKNGHDIPFAVFMGFHGDKVPDIDLNFSGHYQPTAHKYTEELFGKDNVFRAGTIATVADKTAYGYVKNYFTDKGITPRNAYINALISGCTGVKRTTGQHPGGIMVVPRDMDVHHFTPIQHPADDKSSGTITTHFDYHSISSRLVKLDILGHDDPTVIRMLEDLTEIDAKTISLDDPKTMSLFSTTTALNLTPDQLGSTVGTFGIPEFGTKFVRQMLEDTKPKTFSELVRISGFSHGTDVWLNNAQDLIKAGTAKLSEAISARDDIMVYLIQKGVEPQLAFKIMEGVRKGKGVKPEDVAKLREKNVPEWYIESCQKIKYMFPKAHAVAYVMMAFRIAYCKVHHPVAFYAAYFTVRGSDFDAELVLQGQVALRNKLAEFEAKGNNVTAKEKGLLTIVEMALEMYLRGFTFQRVDLYKSDATKFLVVDNGLLPPLSSLQGVGENAAHNIVLTRGGNPFSSLDDLRNRAHISKTVVDILKTHGCLGDLPESDQMMLFA; from the coding sequence ATGTATAGTTATTGTATCATACCGGATAATCCTGAAAATTTTTTAACATTTATTACACAACTATCGATTAAGCCAGAAGACAAGGAATTAGTTAAGTCTTGTAAAGTTACTAAAGTTGAGGTACATACGACTACCAACACCTGGGATGTATTTATTACAGTTCCCCAAAAGTTGTCCAGTCAAATAATCGCCTTGGCTGAAGAAAAGTTTTGTACTGATTGTGGCTTGAAAAAAGTTAATTTCATACAAACTGTTAAAGTTTTAGAAGATTATTTGGCAAATAATTGGACGGATTTTGTAACACAAATTTCAAAAAATATTTATTCTATTAAACATTTACTTTTAAGTGCCAAATGGAGCTTTGATGGACAAACCTTAACCATTGAAACCATTGGTGATTTAGCTGCAGAGATTTTTGCTACGCATGGAGTTGTACAAAGTATGCAGAAATTTATGGTAGAAGAATTTGGACGTAATTGTACCATTAAATGTATTACAACTGCTGCTGAAGATAACATTATTTCTGATGATGACTTATTAACACCCGAATATTTAGAGGCTATATCAGATTACAAATCGCCTAGTGAGACAAAAGTAGATAATCCAGTTATTTTTGGTAGAAATATTAAAGCAGATCCCGTACCTATGAGTACAATTCAAGAAGAAGCCCGAAATGTTGTCGTAGAAGGGCAGCTTGTTAATTTTGAGCTAAGAGAATTACGTTCAGGGCGACAACTGTTAACCTTTGATATTGGGGACTTAACAGATGGTCTTAGTGGTAAGGTATTTTTTGAAGACAAGGATAAGCAACAAATTGACAAGGTATCAACTTCATTGACAAAAGGTATGACCATAAAAGCCAAAGGTACAGTTCAATTTGATAAATACAGTAATGAATTAGTTTTGTATGCTGATAGTATGTGTAGAGTAGATCAAATAAGTCGAATGGATAATGCTCCTAAAACACGAATTGAATTACATGCCCATACTCGTATGAGTAATATGGATGCAATGGTCTCGGCAAAAGATCTTATTAAAACTGCTGCTAAGTGGGGCCACTCGGCAGTGGCAATTACAGATCATGGTGTCGTACAGGCCTTTCCTGAAGCTCATGAAGCTGCCGTTAAAGCAGGAATAAAAGTAATTTATGGCATGGAAGGCTACTTAATAGAAGATGATGTAAAAAAAGCTCGTCACATTATTATTTTAGCCAAAAACAGTATCGGTTTACGAAATTTATATCGGTTAGTTTCTTTATCCCACCTAAAATATTTGTATCGAACCCCTCGCGTACCCCGTAAGATTCTTATGGAATATCGAGAAGGCTTATTATTAGGCTCGGCTTGTGAAGCAGGCGAATTAATTCAGGCGATATTACGCGGAGAGAATGAGGATGAATTAATTAAAATTGCTAGCTTTTACGATTATCTAGAAATTCAGCCTATCGGGAATAACTCCTTTTTAATAAGAGAAGGTATGGTAGCAAATGAAGAAGGATTACGGCAAATCAATCGTAGGGTTTGTGAGATAGGCCTCAAACTTAATAAATTAGTAGTCGCAACTTGCGATGTACATTTTTTAAATCCCGAAGATGAAGTTTACAGGCGCATTATGATGGCTGGTAAAGGTTTTAGCGATGCTGATCAGCAGCCTCCCTTATATTTTCGGACAACAGAAGAGATGATGAATGAATTTATGTATCTTGGCGAAGAAAAAGCTTATGAAGTCGTCGTAGAAAACCCAAGACGTATTAATGAACTTATTGATAATTTTAAACCAATACCTGATGAACTGTACTCGCCGCAAATCCCTGGTGCTGAAGATCAAATACGTTCTATGTCGTATAATAAAGCTGAACAAATATATGGTAATCCATTACCTACGGTTGTAGCGGAACGCTTAAAATATGAGTTAGATGCGATTATTAATAATGGTTTTGCTGTTTTATATCTTATTGCTCACAAACTAGTAAAAAAATCACTTGATGATGGCTATCTAGTAGGTTCTCGAGGTTCTGTCGGATCCTCTTTTGTAGCTACTATGACAGATATAACAGAGGTTAATCCATTGCCGCCTCATTGGAGTTGTCCTAAATGTAAATTTAGTGAATTTGTAACCGATGGTAGTTACGGTGGTGGTTTTGACTTACCTGACAAACAATGTCCGCAATGTAATTCTAAAACCATCAAAAATGGCCATGATATTCCCTTTGCTGTTTTTATGGGATTTCATGGTGACAAAGTTCCTGATATCGATTTAAATTTTTCCGGTCATTATCAACCGACTGCCCATAAATATACCGAGGAACTATTTGGCAAAGATAATGTATTCCGAGCAGGAACGATTGCTACTGTAGCTGATAAAACGGCCTATGGCTATGTAAAAAATTATTTTACTGACAAAGGAATCACACCACGTAACGCTTATATTAATGCGTTAATTAGTGGTTGCACCGGAGTAAAGAGAACAACAGGCCAACATCCAGGTGGTATTATGGTTGTGCCAAGAGATATGGATGTACATCACTTTACACCAATTCAGCATCCTGCTGATGACAAAAGTTCAGGTACAATCACTACTCATTTTGACTATCATTCCATTAGCAGTCGACTAGTTAAACTTGATATCCTTGGTCATGATGATCCAACTGTAATTCGTATGCTAGAAGATTTAACGGAAATTGATGCAAAAACTATTTCCTTGGATGACCCTAAAACCATGAGCTTATTTTCCACAACAACAGCGTTAAACTTAACACCTGACCAATTAGGTAGCACTGTTGGTACATTTGGAATTCCAGAATTTGGAACAAAATTTGTTAGACAAATGTTAGAAGATACAAAACCAAAAACATTTAGTGAATTAGTAAGGATCAGTGGTTTTTCCCATGGTACTGATGTGTGGCTCAATAATGCACAAGACTTAATTAAAGCTGGTACGGCAAAGTTATCCGAGGCCATTTCTGCCCGTGATGACATTATGGTATATCTTATACAAAAAGGGGTCGAGCCACAATTAGCTTTTAAAATTATGGAAGGCGTTCGCAAAGGAAAAGGCGTAAAACCAGAAGATGTAGCAAAATTAAGGGAAAAAAATGTGCCTGAGTGGTATATTGAATCTTGCCAAAAGATTAAGTACATGTTTCCAAAAGCCCATGCCGTGGCTTACGTTATGATGGCTTTTCGCATCGCTTACTGTAAAGTACATCACCCAGTAGCCTTTTATGCCGCCTATTTCACGGTAAGAGGTAGTGATTTTGACGCTGAACTTGTTTTGCAAGGGCAAGTTGCCTTACGAAATAAATTGGCAGAGTTTGAGGCAAAAGGCAATAATGTAACCGCCAAAGAAAAAGGATTACTTACAATAGTTGAAATGGCTTTAGAGATGTATTTGCGGGGATTTACCTTCCAAAGAGTAGATTTATATAAATCAGATGCAACTAAATTCTTAGTTGTTGATAATGGATTATTACCGCCCTTATCTTCCTTACAAGGGGTAGGGGAAAATGCTGCTCATAATATTGTGTTAACCCGTGGCGGCAATCCTTTTTCTTCTTTAGACGATTTAAGAAATAGGGCCCATATATCAAAAACAGTGGTTGATATTTTAAAGACACATGGTTGTCTTGGTGATTTACCAGAATCTGATCAAATGATGCTGTTTGCTTAA